GCATCCCTGTGCTCTCCACTGCAGGGAATACCCAAAAGAATGCATCCTACCTGGATGTATGCTCCGGCACATCTTCAAATAACTCAGCCCCCAGAGTAATTTGAGGAACTCATGGTGGCCCCGTGTTCGGGTGCCAAGGGGAAAATTTTCAGGTGAGGATACATTGCAAATACTGCATTGCACTGCAGCAACTTACCTACACTTCATCAACGCTGCATTCGTCtgtgaaaataaagagaaaggctgagagcaggGCCTTGGTCTTGCCAGTCCCATTTAGCACTCACAGCAGGAGGCAGACAATCCAGGAACATGAGCAAGACAGAAGTCACAGTGTGCCAAGCCCCTCATCACCTCCTGGCTGTCCATAGCACCAACCAGTCCCTGCCAGCCCACTCAGGCTCCCCGTGAGGACGGAGCCAGCCAGGTGgctctgaacacagcacttggcCACACTCACCCTGGCTGGGCAGCATGGTGATCATCTCGTCCGTGTAGTTCCTCTCCCTAGCAAGCTTCCTGAAGATCGCCGCTGCTGCGGGGCTCACCTCACGGCTTCTGCCTGAAGGAAGAGTtagctgctggctgggtgggACAGGTAATGCCCTGGCACCAgggtccctgggcagcccagtgTCTCTAGGATCCCAATCCCACCCTTTCTGACCACTCCTTGCAGCTTTTAGCTCTGTTTCACCAAATGACTTACCGAGGCCATGGATACTTGGCACAGTGCAGAAACCCAAGACCCAGCCCCAAAATGCTGCTCCTTCCACTTCCCCCTGCCTTGATCCACCTCCTAAACCAGAACTGGCACATGGGCAGTTGCAGCACAAGGTGTCTCCATGTCCCATCCTCCCCTTGCCCCCTCATGACCACAGCCCCAGATTGGCTACGCACTGTAGAGCCTCATCATGTGCAAAGTCCTCCCATTCTTCACCCTAGTTGCAAGGATTACTGCATAGCTCTTGTAGTCAGTGTCCAGCACTTCCACCGTTTTCTTGGCTTCCTCTGAAAAAGGACATGGAGCAAAGTGAAAATCTGCTACATGCCCCTGAGAGCTCCCATGCTGCAAAAGGACTATCAGAGTGTGAATGCCCATTCACTGATCCACCCAGCCCATATTTCTGCTGCATCCCTCCTCCTGGCTTTTCCTCTTGGTAAGACTCCTCCAAAAGCCTGGAGAGCCCACAGATCATGGCACAGATCAGCAGAGCGACTGGGACCTTGAGTGTAGGACGGTCTAGGGGTGGCCATTGTGGGCAGCAGAGCATCCTGGCCAATTTGGGACTAGCACTTGGGGAGGGATAGGggaaagcactgctgttttGTCCCTGTTGCAAAATGACTGCTTCACCCACAGTTAGGCTCATGTGGTATGAGGCTGTCCTCCTGCAAGCAGCTTCCCAGAAGGAGCCACTGCTGGTGGGGCAGGGCCCCAGCATGGGGTGGTGTTGAGTGGGTGGTTGGGACCAGTGGTGGGAGGTGTCCCAGGGACAATTGGTGTGCCTCCGACTCTGCCCATAACTTTGTCCCCACTCACCTGAGTAGTAGACTTCACCGTCGTCACTGGTCTTCTTGAAGGTTGTCTCCCATTTTCTGCACCCCTTTGGGCTGCAAGGCAAGGAAGAATGCCCTGTCACACATCTTCAAGTTGTGCTCAGAGCCACCTGGTTTTGTCCCTGCTAGGTGAGGTTCCCCTCCCCAGGACACAAGCTTTGGAGTCAGGGTCACACCTCCAACACAGGAGGTGCTGATAAAGGATGGTGTGTCCTGGGGAGAGCTGCCACTCGTGCAACTGCCAGAGCAGGACAGGGAGAACAGAACCTGGCACTTATATTGGGCAGCAGAGGAGACCTTCAGCTGCTGACAGCTGGTGCCCCAACTCAGCCTCCCTCCAGGTTTGTGGGCGTACTGGGTAGGGGCACCTGGAGGGGCACCCACTGACCAAATCCAAGGGAGGGAAGCACCTGGCACTTACTTGGGGACAGCATAGGAGACCTCCAGCTCATCCTCTCCTGGGAAAGAGATTCTGACCATTGCCATCTTCATGTTGCCCTTCTCACGCAGGAAGAACTCGGTGTTGGAGGCCAGAGCAACAACATACCATTTCCCTGCAATCTGTCAGTGGGAACGGGCTGTGAGCCTGGAGGACCTGGCAGGATGCGTCCCTTTCTGGGCACCTGTATCCCATACGGACACCTGAACCCCTGTTGCATcactgtgctggggctgggtgTGCAGTGCTTCCAGCATTAGCTGTGGCGTCCCCAGCTATCCCCAGCAACCGAAAGGTCCTCCCATCCCCACCCTAGTGAGCAGAGCCCACAGTCCCTTCCCCGGCATTCCGCAGGTCACCTCGCTCCTGTCCGGcactgtggctgcagcccccgcgtgcagcaagcacagcaggGCCAGCCCCAGGCTCAGTGCCAGCGTCCTCATCTCGTGCAGCCTCCGGCGTCACCGCGGGATGGGGAGCGATCCCGGTGCTGTTGGCTTTATAGGGCTGTGCTCAACCCCCCCCCGCGCCCCCGCCCTGCGTGCTGTGCCGCACGGAGAGCGCTGCTATTGTTGGCGTGGGGCgaggtgctgctgtgggagctgAAACCATCCCAGGGTAAACAGAGGCTTACGGAAAGAGGAAAGTGTTGCAAGCCCTGAGGAGGGGTCTGAGTAGTGGGGTTGCAGGACTGCTATTGCACcacagctgaaaatgaagattttcttgttttcttgaagTCTCTTGTGAAAGAACAGAGGTACTTCTTGTTTCCCGGCTGAGAACTGCCGGGAGAAGCAGGGAGGTCATTCCCGGCACAGCGTTCATGGGCAGCCCCGGCACAGCAATGACTGGCACCTGCCCCGAGGCCGCTCCCATCGTCAACCCCACGCCTGGATGGCAGCGCAGGGTGCCAGCGTGCTGCTGACACGTGTGCCTTCTTGGCCAGGGTAtgctgcccctctgccctgGCTCTTAGGGGCTCCAGGGTTCCAAGGGCTTGTGTTGCATCCTCACAAACATACCCAGGTGTGTGCTGACGGATCCCCATTTCTCAGCCACCACTTGCTGGGGAATGCAGGGGGGATGGGGGCATGGCCCTACTGCCCCCACGGCTCTTTGCCAGCAGGCAAATGGGGTGGTGGGTGGCAGGTGGATGTGGGGGCCCTGATTAGACATGGGGCAGCCCTTTGTCCACCTGTGCAGGGAGCTGGGTGTCCTAGGGGCTGCCCGCTTCCCACTCTGCCCAGCTGGGCTCCCCACGCTGGGTGGGCTCTGCAAACCGCGCAGCAAAGGAGCCCTCAGGCTGCCCTGTGGTTCTGGAGGGATGGATTTGGTGTAGGGCTGCGGTCAGCACCCCCAGCACTGACAACAAAAGCACTGAGCTCACGGGCAGCTTctgcatctgtttctttcaaGCAGAGAGGTGTGCTCCCAGCATGGAGCAGCAGGGGTGGGAGGGGTGGGAAGGGGCAGCATGGAGTGGGCACTGAGCCAGGTCCCGAGGACACACAGCCCTGTGTCAGCCCTTCAGCTGCAGGGAGGcaggatggatggacagatggacggGGGGGTCAGCAGGCACTTGGAGGGGCTGTGCATCCTTGCTCAGCCTGTGCTCACTTGCGAGTCTTGGCGCACCGATCTGTTCAATGTGAGAAGAGGGATGAGCATGGCCCCACACTGTGAGTGCTGAGTCCTAGTGGAGCATCCCCACACAGAGGGGACATGAATGCCACCTCCCTTCTGGCATTCACCTGAATGCGGCAGCACGACCAGCATGTCCTCAGTCAGGCCCATGGAGTGGAAGAGCTTCTTGAACTTCTGCAGGAGCTCTGGGCTCATGTCCTGATTCCTTGCTGCAGGTGGAGACCAAAGCGGGGGCTGTGAGTGAGAGGTCCTACAGCCAGCACCGCACCTGGGGGTAGTCCCACAGTGGGACCTCTGGGATGGGCAAAAAAGTAAGGGGATGAGGTGCAGGATGGCCACCAGGCACCTCTGTGGCCACACCCTGGGGGCTGTGCACCCCCCatacagccccagcagccctgggggTCTGCAGCTTGAGTGGCATGCTGCAGATGGGGATTTAGTTCAAAATGGCGCAAAGTGGGGTTATTGGTAACTGGGGATATTGCCAACGTCATGTTTTGTTCACTCCAAAAAGGACTCTTTGGGCACAGGAGGATGCTGGCGTGCTGGGTGCTGACGCAGTGGCCCTGGGTGGCAATGGGGGTCCCAGCCCTGCCACCCCCCATGGGATGGGCACCCACTGTAGAGCTGCAGCATGGTGCTGGGCTCCTGGCCGTCTTTCTGCTGGGTGTACACGATGGCGTAGTGCTCGTAGTCTGTGTCCATCACGCGCAgatctctcttctctcccttttctaaATGACCCCAGAGAGCACCCAGTCAGGCCGTGGCTGCAATGTGCCCATCGGGGTCTGGGAATGGaaatgctgcacagagccaccaGCTGTGTGCAGTCAGCGGTGGAGGCATAGGAGCCGACCCACTTCCTGCTGCCCCTGGGCACAGCAGGACAGACGCTGACCACGCTGCATTTCAGGGCCCCTGCCCACACATACCTGTGCCGATGTAGTGCCCTGCCTGCCCACCGTGCTGGAACAGCATCATAATCTTTTTGCATTCTTCTGGcctggaaggggaaaaatgaaacagcaaatgAGGCTTGGAGCCAGAGGGTGGCACGCCAGGCAGCAGGACATGAGGGGCcatgcagcccacagcttgggCAGTGCCCGGCCCAGGAGGTACCACTGCAATGGGACTCACAGCGGGAGGACCGTCTCCATGGCCATGTGTCCCTCCGGCGTGAAGCTGATGGTGGTGACAGATGATGTCATCTTGTCCTTCATGCTCAGGAACACAGGGCAGTTGGAAATAGCAGCCATGATGTGCCACATCCCTGCAAACTGCAGCAAGCCATCACTGCCAGGGTTTGGGGGAGATCTGGAGAGCTACCATCTGCCAGGGGGACCTATATCCACTGTGGGGTCCTGTCAGCCTGTGGTGAAAGACCTGCCACCCCAACATAGTGACCTGCCACCCACCACTGGGTCCTGCCACCCACCTGGGGGACCTGTACCCACCATGGGGCCCCATCAGCTTGTGGTAAGGGACTTGTCAGCTGCTATAGGGACTTTCCACCCCCTCGCAGGGACTTGTCGTGTACTGGAGGGACCTGCCACCTGCCCTGGGGGACCTGCCACCCCATGGCAGGCACCTGTCACACTGTCACCCAACTGCAGGAACCTGCCATCTCCAATGGGGACCTGCCTTTCTGCACAGGGACCTGTCACGTGCCATGGGGACCTGCTGTTCTCTGCAGGGACCTGCCTCCTGCTGTAGGGACCAGCCAAACCTAGCATAGGGACCTGCCACctccctgcagtgcagggaGTGCAGAGCACTCCTGCCTTGTGCCACAGAGGTGAGCATGGCATTCAGCCCACATTCCCTGCGGCAGCTCCACATTCCCTAGGCTACCATAGCCCCAGGGTGTTGTATTCCCACAGCAGGCCAGCACAGTGGTCCAGCACTGGTCTGGTTATGCATAGGTACCCACACCTCACAGCAGAGGCTCTGGAGAAGACTCAGAGCTGAGATCAGGGAGTGCCTGGGGATGCAGCTCTGCCACCCTGCCCCAGCCCAGGCAGGCTGGCACCCTATGCCATTACCTTCTTGGTGTCGAAGTCCAGCTGCACAGGGACCTCAGCCTCTGCCcgcagcaggcagagcagggtCAGCACCAGGCTAGGCAGCACCGCTGTCATCCTCGCTTTGGGGTCTGGATGCTGTCTGGATGCTGCAGGAGAGGCTGCATGGTGCTGCCTTTTCCTGCACCTACCTTTATAGcccccactgctggcagcacccCCCACCGCCCCACTTTATGCAACAGGTTACACAAGAGCAGTGATAAGTTGTCCCCGTGTTAGGTGACAACTTTGGCCCCTCCCAGTCTAATTGCTCTGTCCCAAATGAATGTGGCATTGTGTcagacccagcacagagcatgtTGGGGGCTGCCACCATCTGTGCCAAAGTGAGTCCAGGGAGGGGGCCGTTGGTGTAGAGGATCCGGCTGTATCAGGATAGGGCTTAAGTCTGGAGTCaatctgcagcctgctgccGGTGGGTGCAGACCCCATTCCAGGGCAGGGCACGGGGATCCCCACTCCAGGGATCACGGCACGGGGGAGCACTGGGGCAGCTGGGACTGAGCATGACATCCATCTGGTTTGTGTCCATCCTCTTGCTGTGGTTTTGGAGATCCCCTCTGTGATCGCTCATTACCACATGCCCACACAGCCAGCCTACTCTCCagaggggaaactgaggcagggagGCTAGTGTGGCCAATGTGGCAGATGGAATCTGATCTCCATAGCTGGTCTCAGCCCTTCTCAGCCCTGGGACCCCTTTGTCCAGAGGGGACAGATGAAACCCAGATGAGGGTTTCATCCAGAATTCATGGCCAGGCAGCACCGTGTGTGTGCATACAGGGTACAAACCCATCACCTTGCCTGCACTGCAAtgccttccaacctcaactAAGCAGGACCCCAGGAACGCCCATTGCGCACCCACTCCACAACAACCCAACAGACACGAGCAGGGGAACAGTGGTTTATATGGGCTTTAATAAGGACAGGGGCAGATATGCGGGGTGCAAAGCCAGGAAGTGAAGGTAGATTATGGCACTGGGGTCAGGATGGAGTGGTTGTCGGCTCATGGCACTCTTGGAGCTccatccagcagcagcctgcatgggagagaagagaaatgagtgctgctgagctggtgggggttGGCGTGGAGTGACAGTACCTCTGCCAGCCCCACACCCCCCATGCAGGGCCACCCCAAAGGGAGACAAGTAATGCCCCactgagagctgagcagctccCTGGGCTGATGGCACCAGGGCTCTGCAGGGTGGAGACAATGCTGGGATCCATCGAGGGCAGGACTCACCTAGGCAGCATCTGCCATGCACTtgtctgcagaaagaaaagcagagatcaTCTTCACTGTGGTTAGGGGCACTACTGCCCCGGGACAACCCTCCAAGGACCTCCGCCTCCTCCCTCCATCCTTATAGGCTGAGCGCGGCCAGGAGCCACTGTGAGCTGCCCACCCTTACCTGTCTGGGGCAGGATGAGGATCTCCTCGTCCTTCAGGCCCTGCTCCTGGGAGAACTGCATGAACCTCTCCAAGCGCTGGGGTGCAAGCTCCTTGGTGCGGCCTGCAATGAGAGCAGGGTGAGGGCAGCCCCCGGGAGCCAGGGGAGGGGGACCCGGCCCGGAGGTGTTGTCCCATCACCCCCTCCTGCAGGACAGATCCCCTCTGAGGAAAGCCCAGGGGTCTCAGCAGTGGGGTGGGGACGTACTGTAGAGCAGCACCATGTTGGAGGAGCCGGTGCTCTTGGAGATCTGGGTGGCCACCAGAGCATACTCGTCATAGTTGGTCTCCACCACACGGATGTCATGGTTGCTGCCCCAGCCTGTGGGAATGGAGAGGGCACCACTCAGCCCAGCGCTGAGCCCAGCCCCCCACCCCTAAGGGCCACATCGCTGCAGGGTTGAGACAAGGGCCCAGAGGCTCACGTGGGCTGGTGTAGCTGAACCGCCCGGGCTGCTCCGTCCGGATATAGAGGCTGTTCCTCTTCTCGCACTGATCACCCCTGGGGAGCAGCACAGGGCCGTCAGCAGGACCACGGGGGAGAGAGGGGAATGGAGCTCAGCACCCCAGCGCccacccagcagcccccagcactgcactgtgccccCCCAGCTCCCCACCACCCATACTTGGGGTAGGTGGAGGTGACCTCCATGTTGCCATCTGCAGTGACAGTGATGTCTGTGGTACACATCTTCATCAGGTGCTTCTTGTCCTTGAACCAGTTGGAGTTGGAGGCCAGGCCGATGCTGTACCATCTCCCTGCGAGCTGTACACAAACTCTGCTCAGCGCTGGGCAGGAGGGCTGTACCATGCTGCAGCCCTCACGGCCGGCAGAGCCGTGGCTAACAGCATATTGCTGCTCTCCCCAtcccccccagccctgctgggaggACAGGGCCACGCAGAGCAGAAGTGCCATTTGCGTCCATTCACAGCACAGAATGGGCCAGGACTCTGGGACAAACAGCAGCCAATACCACATACAAGCCCAGGCTGGGGCCAGCATGGACGTGCCCCCTTCCCCATCACCTCTTtggggcagctgtgccaccCAGACTCTCCCAGGGGCTCCTTGTAGgacccagcagcacagcccgtGCCCCAGCTTGGTGGGACTCCAATGCTGGGCTGAGGATGCAACGGGTGCCCCTTCTCCTTGTTCCCATGGCAGTAGGGCCCCCAGCCCACCAGTACCCCCCTTGCTAAACATTCCTGGGAAGATGGGCATCCCACACACCCCGGCCCCATGCACCTTGTCCTGCTGGAAGTCAGCTTGCACAGGAATGCTGTTCTGCGCATGCAGAGCCCCAAGCAGGGCCAGCCCCAGGATGCTGAGCAGCGTGGCTTGCATGTCCCCAGCCAAGCAGAGCTGAGCCGAGCGGGAGCTACAGGCAGTGCTGGACGCAGCACTGAGCCCCTATTTATGGAcaggcagtgcagcagccccagggggCTGGTGAGGTGGGCGGGCCAGCCCTGTCTCCCNNNNNNNNNNNNNNNNNNNNNNNNNNNNNNNNNNNNNNNNNNNNNNNNNNNNNNNNNNNNNNNNNNNNNNNNNNNNNNNNNNNNNNNNNNNNNNNNNNNNGGCCGTTATGCAAGCAGGAGCAGGGGCAAGAGCTGAATCCAAAGGGCAGGCTGGGAAACTGCaaatttttccttcctgttgaTATTACATGTTTGCCTCAGGGTGCcaaactgctctgcagcacaaacacagcTGGCGGCCAGTTCGCCGGCTATCCCTGCCCCAGGGCTGCACAGTGCAGGGTCTGGGGGAAGAGGggctgccatgggcagagcatGGGGACAACAGGGGTCAGGTTTTGCTACCTGCCCCTGCCATGCAGAAAAACATCGTTCAGACCCAGAGAGGGGCCTAAGCACAGCACAAGTGCCTGCCAGATCCTGATCTGATCCTTGGGATCTGTGGGAACCTTTGGGTACACCCATAGGAACCCCCTGCCTTGTGCTGACCCCAGTCCCTGCATAGCTTCTGGCCAACAGCATGCAGTCAGACAGACCTCCTATCTCACCCCACACCCTTCTCCAGGAGCAGCTGTCCCTGTTGGATTGCGGCTGCAGCAGGGCGAGGGCTGAGGGTGATCACTGCTGTTACTGGTGGCcctgtggggctgggcaggaCTGCATGGAACAGAGCACCAGGCAGGTCGTGCTGCCCTAGGGCTGTGGCTCTGGCAGTTGCCTACTGCCAGCCTGCGGCTCTCCCTGCGGCACAGCCCTTCCAAGGCTCTTTACATAAGGAGCATGTTTTCATagcagctgtttttttcctctcagcaGCCCACCCTGCCTGGCCGCCTGAGTACATTCCCTTCTCTGCATCCAGCTGCGAGCCAagcctctgctgcacagcatgTGCTGGGGGCTGGGCTGGCCCTGCTACTGCggatttattaaaacaaaacaaaagctgagcTGGGCAGGATTGAGCATCATGAAAGCACCCTGGGCCCCCCCGCGTGCCACTTTCTGCCCTAGGCTGAGCCCACCCTTGGTTGGTGTGGGTGCACTCCATGGGCCCCTTGGGGTGCAGGATGCTGGGGAAAGCTCTCTCCATTGGGAAATGGAGGCGTGCAGCACCCCGTGTGCCTGGCAGAGACGCTGAGGAGTGCACAGGGTCCCAAGGAGTTGATGCCAGGTGGCTGCAGGCCAGGCTGGAAGAGCCCATGGCTCCCAGCACCCCGCCGTGCTTCCACCATGATGCTGCCACTTCTGAGGAGCAGCTCCATGCTGGGTGAAGCAAGCTGTACTGGGTGGCTTGGGCCCATAGTGCCCTGACTCCAAGGCAGTGGGCTCAGCAGGCGGCCTGGCAGCTCTGTGAGCATGGCCAGACATGGCTGCCCCACATGTGGGCAGCAGGACAGCGGCTGGCTTTGGACAGGTCACGTGGTGGATCCTTACATAAGGCCCTGATAAACAACATGTGTTACCAGTTTCCGCTAAGATTGCAAAACGCCAGTGCCGGGGGCAGAGGGCTGCTCCCACCCCAGGGGCTGCAGACCAGCCTGCTGTGGGGGAACTGTGGGGAAGGGGCtttccagcctgctgctgcctcagcagAAATGACTAGAGGCTCCTCACGGGGTGTGCCCCTTCCCCTCCAACTCCAGCCTGCACTGGGAGGTTGGAACCAAAGCAGCCCTGCCAGGTTGGACATGTATCAGGCTGCTGGAGACCCTGAGCCCCTAGGGTTAACCCTGCAGCCCTCAGTCTGTGCAGAGGACTCCAGGCATGTCCTCTGCCTGGCTGTCAGCTGGGTGCTGTCAGGGGTATGGCCCAGGTGGCAACATCCTCTAGGAGACCATGGTCCACAGGGCCCAGGCAGGGTCACAGCTGTTTTACCAGCCCTGAAGACAGAAAGCAGGACAGCTACAAGGCTACATTTTCCTCCCTTTAGGTCCCTGGTGGGAAGAGCTGACCAGTTCCCAGTGCCTCCCAAACCCACCAGCCCCAGGGCACCAAGTGCTGTGAGCTCTCCATGCCATGTTTCCGCAAGCTGCCAGGCACTCTGCCTTGCCTAGACACAGAGCTTTTCCTTGTATTTATTGGGGTGTTGCCAGTTGCTGAAGGGCATGGGGCAAAGGGCATGAAGCCATGGGGTGACACAGCCAGGCTGAAGGAACAAGGGAGCCCAGAgtgtgctcccagcactgcagagcagcagcagggtcTGGCCAAGTCCCAGCTTGTCCCTGTGTGGTTGTGTCCATGGGCAGCTGCACAAGGTGAGAGATCAGCACTGGGCACATCCTGGAAACACTGCTTCCATCTACAGCTCTGCTTCTGGAAGGGAAAGAGAGGTGTTGAGGAGTTGGGGCAGAGCCCAGTGCCAAAGTTGGGACTTACCTCTGCCTCTCCAGGCACCAATGACAAATGGTGGAGCCACCTTTGAGAACAGCCATGTTGTCTCCATCCCAGGACACCCCACCCCAGACCGTCATGCCAGTACAGACACCGCTAAGCCCAGCTGGACCCACACAGGGGCCAAACAGGGCCTTCCTTTGTCAACATGAGGCTGTGCTGGGTGATGCTCTGCCatctcccagccccacaccaggGCACAGAGGGACTCCTGCCCTGTGCCGTGGTagcactgcagggcagggcCGTGGCAGCGTGGAGCCATGCTCACCATCAAGGATGTGGAAATCATCCGCAGAGTCGCAGAACCCTGTGAGAGAGAGGGCCCAGGACGGTCACCTGCCCTGCGCGGCCATATTCCCACACCCATGTGGATGTGCCCCTCCGCCCTGCTGGTACCAACCTCCAACCAGTGCTGGCCCCCTTCAGCTGCCCCCACTCCTGGCAGCTGCGTGGCACTCACCGTATGTGGGGAAGTAGTAGATCACATCCTCACTCAGGCCTACGGCCCTGGCGCACCGCTCAAACTTGTCCACGATGGTGTCGCTGAGCTGGCTGCTGCGGCCTGCGGGGGAAACAGCCCTGCTGCCGGCCCCGCTCCCTGCAGCGGGCATGGTGTGGGGCACGGTGTGGGGCACAGGCATCCACTGCCCTACGCCAACCCACCATAGAGCTTGACAGAGAGGCCCTGGCTGTCCTGGTAGTAGATGATGGCATAGCTGCGGGGGTCCGCCTctcccaccaccacctccatcTTGCTGTTGAAGCCACGGCCTGTGGGGGACAGTGGCAGATGTGGCCCAGCTGGGCACCGTCCTGGGGCGTCGTGTCATCACCAGAGGGCACGAGGGGTGCGACTGGGCACCAAGGGCACACACATCTCCATGGCGCTGCCGACggcagcactcagcacaggGACACAATCGGACCCCAGAGGTGGCACAGTGGGAAGCACTGGGGGAAACCACTTGTGCCAAAGTCCTATGGGAGCAGGAGGGGCCCACTCCATGGTGCCCACCCAGCCCCGTGCTCACCTCTCACAGAGAAGCGCCCGTGGGCTCCTGCAGGGACGTAACGCTGCCTGatctcccagcactgcccatctctGTGCAGGGAGAGAAGCAGAGTGCAGGACAGGCTGCAGCTGGATCTCAGCTCTGCCCTTCCAGCTTGTACATGGGATGTGTTTTCTCAGGAGGTTTTCTCCACTGGGCACTGATGTAAGGGAAGCCCAGTAACTGCTGAGCACCACGTGCCAGTCACTCCTATCCCTCCTTGCAGCTCCTATCCCTGACACCCCACACAGCTGTGTCACCCATGGCCATCCAGTACCCACAGCCATCAGCTGTGCTGCCGCTG
This window of the Meleagris gallopavo isolate NT-WF06-2002-E0010 breed Aviagen turkey brand Nicholas breeding stock chromosome 19, Turkey_5.1, whole genome shotgun sequence genome carries:
- the LOC100544929 gene encoding extracellular fatty acid-binding protein → MRTLALSLGLALLCLLHAGAAATVPDRSEIAGKWYVVALASNTEFFLREKGNMKMAMVRISFPGEDELEVSYAVPNPKGCRKWETTFKKTSDDGEVYYSEEAKKTVEVLDTDYKSYAVILATRVKNGRTLHMMRLYSRSREVSPAAAAIFRKLARERNYTDEMITMLPSQDECSVDEV
- the LOC104913648 gene encoding lipocalin-15-like, coding for MTAVLPSLVLTLLCLLRAEAEVPVQLDFDTKKFAGMWHIMAAISNCPVFLSMKDKMTSSVTTISFTPEGHMAMETVLPLPEECKKIMMLFQHGGQAGHYIGTEKGEKRDLRVMDTDYEHYAIVYTQQKDGQEPSTMLQLYTRNQDMSPELLQKFKKLFHSMGLTEDMLVVLPHSDRCAKTRK
- the LOC100545080 gene encoding lipocalin-like, whose product is MQATLLSILGLALLGALHAQNSIPVQADFQQDKLAGRWYSIGLASNSNWFKDKKHLMKMCTTDITVTADGNMEVTSTYPKGDQCEKRNSLYIRTEQPGRFSYTSPRWGSNHDIRVVETNYDEYALVATQISKSTGSSNMVLLYSRTKELAPQRLERFMQFSQEQGLKDEEILILPQTDKCMADAA